One genomic region from Macellibacteroides fermentans encodes:
- the atpD gene encoding F0F1 ATP synthase subunit beta — protein sequence MEEITGSISQVIGPVVDVHFERVKGKVLALPRIHDAMEITRPDGRILIVEVQQHIGENTVRTVAMDSTDGISRGLKAVSRYMPITMPVGNQVKGRLMNVTGDSIDGMKSLSKDGAFPIHRQPPKFEDLTTTQEVLFTGIKVIDLLEPYPRGGKIGLFGGAGVGKTVLIMELINNVAKKHNGFSVFTGVGERTREGNDLLREMIESGVIRYGDEFVKSMKEGNWDLSKIDYDEVAKSQATLVFGQMNEPPGARSSVALSGLTVAESFRDAGDGSGAKDILFFIDNIFRFTQAGSEVSALLGRMPSAVGYQPTLATEMGAMQERITSTKNGSITSVQAVYVPADDLTDPAPATTFSHLDATTVLSRKITELGIYPAVDPLESSSRILDPLIVGEDHYQTAQRVKQILQRNKELQDIISILGMEELSDDDRTVVNRARRVQRFLSQPFTVAQQFTGIQGVMVPIEDTIRGFRMILDGEVDYLPEQAFLNVGTIDEAIEKGKKLLEDAKED from the coding sequence ATGGAAGAAATAACAGGATCTATTTCGCAGGTAATCGGGCCTGTGGTTGATGTGCATTTTGAGAGAGTGAAAGGAAAGGTATTGGCATTACCCAGAATTCATGATGCAATGGAGATTACCCGTCCGGACGGGCGGATTCTTATTGTGGAGGTGCAACAGCATATCGGTGAAAATACGGTCCGCACGGTTGCAATGGATAGTACCGATGGTATCAGCAGGGGATTAAAGGCCGTTTCCCGCTATATGCCTATTACCATGCCTGTCGGCAATCAGGTAAAGGGTAGATTAATGAATGTAACAGGCGATTCGATTGATGGCATGAAGTCACTTTCCAAGGATGGTGCGTTTCCTATCCACCGTCAGCCTCCCAAATTTGAAGATCTTACCACCACCCAGGAGGTATTGTTTACCGGTATAAAGGTGATCGACTTATTGGAGCCCTATCCCCGGGGAGGAAAGATCGGTCTTTTTGGCGGAGCGGGAGTAGGAAAAACGGTTCTGATTATGGAGCTCATCAATAACGTAGCTAAAAAACACAATGGTTTTTCCGTATTCACCGGAGTGGGCGAACGTACCCGCGAAGGTAACGACCTGCTGCGCGAGATGATCGAGTCGGGGGTTATCCGCTACGGAGATGAGTTTGTAAAATCCATGAAGGAGGGTAATTGGGACCTTTCCAAGATTGATTACGATGAAGTTGCCAAGTCGCAGGCCACCCTGGTGTTCGGTCAGATGAACGAACCCCCCGGCGCCCGCTCGTCGGTTGCTTTGTCCGGATTAACCGTGGCCGAATCTTTCCGTGATGCCGGCGATGGTTCCGGAGCCAAAGATATCCTGTTCTTTATCGATAATATTTTCCGATTTACCCAGGCAGGCTCCGAAGTGTCGGCTTTGCTGGGACGAATGCCTTCGGCTGTGGGGTATCAGCCCACATTGGCTACCGAAATGGGGGCGATGCAGGAACGGATCACCTCCACTAAAAACGGATCTATCACTTCGGTTCAGGCGGTGTATGTGCCGGCGGACGACTTAACCGACCCTGCTCCGGCTACCACATTCAGTCACCTGGATGCCACCACGGTATTAAGTCGGAAGATTACGGAACTTGGAATATATCCGGCGGTGGACCCGCTGGAATCCTCTTCCCGTATTCTGGATCCGCTTATTGTGGGTGAAGATCATTACCAGACCGCCCAACGGGTAAAGCAGATTCTGCAAAGAAATAAGGAGTTGCAGGATATTATATCCATTTTAGGAATGGAAGAGCTTTCGGACGACGACCGCACTGTTGTTAACCGGGCACGCCGTGTACAGCGATTCCTGTCGCAGCCTTTTACCGTGGCTCAGCAGTTTACCGGTATTCAGGGCGTGATGGTTCCGATAGAAGACACGATCCGTGGATTCCGTATGATTCTGGACGGTGAAGTGGATTACCTTCCCGAACAAGCATTTTTAAATGTGGGAACCATCGACGAGGCAATCGAAAAAGGAAAGAAATTGTTGGAAGACGCAAAAGAAGACTGA
- a CDS encoding NADP-specific glutamate dehydrogenase — protein MKANEVLDTLKRRFPNEPEYHQAVEEVLSTIEEAYNQHPEFEKNNLIERLCIPDRVFSFRVTWMDDKGSIHTNMGYRVQHNNAIGPYKGGIRFHSSVNLSILKFLAFEQTFKNSLTTLPMGGGKGGSDFNPKGKSNAEIMRFCQAFVLELWRHIGPQTDVPAGDIGVGGREVSYMYGMYKKLARENTGTFTGKGLEFGGSLIRPEATGYGNVYFLLEMLKTRNIDIKGKVVAVSGSGNVAQYTVEKLIELGAKVVTMSDSNGYIYDADGIDSEKLAYIMELKNLYRGRIKEYADHYGCKFVEGGRPWSEKCDIAMPSATQNELNGDDAKTLIANGCFAISEGANMPSTPEAVEEFLAAKVLYAPGKAANAGGVSVSGLEMTQNSMKLSWSREEVDEKLKSIMNSIHTQCVQYGTEADGTVNYVKGANVAGFMKVAKAMMAQGIL, from the coding sequence ATGAAGGCGAATGAAGTATTGGATACGTTAAAAAGACGTTTCCCAAACGAACCTGAATATCATCAGGCGGTGGAAGAAGTATTATCTACAATTGAAGAAGCTTACAACCAACATCCGGAATTTGAAAAGAACAATCTTATCGAACGTCTTTGCATTCCAGACAGAGTATTCTCTTTTCGTGTTACCTGGATGGACGATAAAGGCTCTATTCACACTAACATGGGTTACCGGGTTCAACATAACAACGCAATTGGTCCGTACAAAGGTGGTATACGCTTTCACTCTTCAGTAAACCTTTCAATCCTTAAGTTCCTTGCTTTCGAACAGACATTCAAAAACTCACTTACTACATTACCTATGGGTGGTGGTAAAGGGGGTTCCGACTTCAACCCGAAGGGCAAATCGAATGCTGAAATCATGCGTTTCTGCCAGGCATTCGTATTGGAATTGTGGCGTCATATCGGTCCGCAGACAGACGTTCCTGCAGGCGACATCGGTGTAGGTGGCCGCGAAGTTAGCTATATGTACGGTATGTACAAGAAACTTGCCCGCGAAAACACAGGTACATTTACCGGTAAAGGTCTAGAATTCGGCGGATCTCTTATCCGTCCGGAAGCAACAGGTTACGGTAATGTTTACTTCCTGCTTGAAATGCTTAAAACACGCAACATCGATATAAAAGGTAAAGTAGTAGCTGTTTCCGGTTCTGGTAACGTAGCACAATACACCGTAGAAAAACTGATCGAACTGGGAGCTAAAGTGGTTACCATGTCGGATTCAAACGGTTACATCTACGATGCCGACGGTATCGACAGCGAAAAGCTAGCTTATATCATGGAACTGAAGAATCTGTACCGTGGCCGTATCAAAGAATACGCAGACCACTACGGATGTAAGTTCGTAGAAGGCGGACGTCCATGGAGCGAAAAATGCGACATTGCCATGCCAAGTGCTACACAGAACGAATTAAATGGCGACGATGCCAAGACATTGATTGCCAACGGTTGCTTCGCAATCTCTGAAGGAGCCAACATGCCCTCTACCCCCGAAGCCGTTGAAGAATTCCTTGCAGCCAAGGTTCTTTATGCCCCGGGTAAGGCAGCTAATGCAGGTGGTGTTTCTGTATCTGGTCTTGAAATGACACAGAACTCGATGAAACTTAGCTGGAGCCGCGAAGAAGTTGACGAAAAACTAAAGAGCATCATGAATTCAATCCACACACAGTGCGTACAATACGGTACAGAAGCCGATGGTACTGTAAACTATGTGAAAG
- a CDS encoding putative signal transducing protein → MDKMVEIARFQNQAEAFMLRSLLESEGIECYLKDEIINQMYGGFVDFGGIKVQVMEDQVPHAMDVMQANGYELPKEDEAIAPLAPMSGFVGKIPFLRKFALEKQLLIILIVTALLLALLVYAGSIF, encoded by the coding sequence ATGGACAAAATGGTAGAAATTGCCCGTTTTCAGAATCAGGCTGAAGCATTTATGCTCCGTAGCTTGCTTGAATCTGAGGGGATAGAATGTTACCTCAAAGACGAAATTATCAATCAGATGTATGGAGGTTTTGTCGATTTCGGAGGTATTAAAGTTCAGGTTATGGAAGATCAGGTTCCTCATGCCATGGATGTTATGCAGGCCAACGGTTATGAATTACCCAAGGAAGACGAGGCAATTGCCCCACTCGCCCCTATGTCCGGATTTGTTGGCAAGATTCCATTCTTAAGAAAATTTGCACTCGAGAAGCAACTGCTTATCATTCTTATTGTTACAGCATTATTACTGGCACTGCTGGTATATGCCGGATCTATTTTTTAA